The window tgctcacttgtcctcacttgtgatcacttgctacttacgtgtgtctacctctgtgctccatgttggatatccccggtgttggatatattaaaagccttattccgtttatcctcgactccgtattccttcaggcagcgtaaaaccgtgacagttaCATAGCAAGAGTGCagaaacttaaatatttaatcttcattttcactataactttttatttttatatttttttaaatttttaaaatccTGTAATTCCCTAATTATTTCCAGTTTAGAATTTGAAATGCACATATTCAAAATCGAATTAGTCATAACTAAATTGAATACATACCTCTCCTAATATAAGTGCAGTCAGCTCGCAACAGGTATGAATATAAGAAGAGAATGTGAGAATTAGGAGCTCGCTCTGTCTCTCGTCTCTCTCTAGCTCGGAGATCTTCTGTCACTACAACAACAAACACATTTGTTCTTGTCAACAGAGTGTGAATCTTCTCTCACAGATGTAGTCACTCAGCTATCACCAGCTCATcatcacttctctctctctctctctctctctctctctctctctctctctctctctctctctctctctctctctctctctctctctctctcacacacacaaatttaagtTAAGGAAGAGATGTTAAAGAAGATAGCACATATAGTATCATATGTTCATTTGTAAGTGTGTTTGCTGTATTTTTACCCACTTCTTTATAAAACTGAGGTGGTGTTATTCACTGGAGTTTAGTTAAAGAACAGGCTACTGGCTTTAAGGGTAAACAGACTCCAGAGTATCGCTTCATTTCTGCTCATTTGAAACCCTCTCATGCCTAGCGCACGTCGGCTCCAATGAGACGCAATTAGCCTGACGTTTGCATTCATCATGCTAAATGATGCATTGATTTGGGTTCAAATCTGAACTAAGCACAGTATCTCTCTGTAACACCCACATTAGCACGAAACAAACTCAACAGGGCTTCTTTGCCAGAAGCTTCCAGTCACTTCAAAGAACTGGTAATTCTAAAGCCCCACCCATACATCACCTGATTGGTCTATGCTGTTATCTGTTGACTTATATTAGTGCTGAGATCTGCCAATCTCTTTGAAAGTAATCTTTTGTTGCTTTAACTCCAGGTTAGTGGAACAAACACAGAGGAAACATGAGAGACTAACTAATTAATAATGTGTGAGTTTGGGGTGTGTATACACTTCCATGTGTCTGTGTGCTGAATAAGTAATGTGAAGAAATACACAGCTTCTTTATTTCTCATTAACCCACATGTCAATGCCTCAGGGCCAGGGCAGATCAGTGTGTTCAGTGACAGTACAGGTCATCCAGTTTCAGTGCTATTTCAGATTTTGTGTTAATAAAAATCTTGTGCACAAATTACATGAGTTACTGATTCTGCCTTACAAATCAATGTCCCTTTATGATTCCAATTTCGCTCTAATGCATTAATACAGAATGAAAATTAGGCCCAAACTCAAGACGAGGTACTGACTGACAACGCTTGCAAGTCACCCAATCACTTAACCGATGCCAAGGCATGGAGGAAGCCGTTTTAAGAGATAAAGGTGGCCCATAAGTTGGCCCAAACGAGTAGCTCTAAGGGAGGCCCATCGTAGGGGCCCGCAGGGCTATAGACAAATCCCAAGATGGCACAGTCTGAGGGCGAGGAGGATTCAGCCTCCATGCACCCTTCAAGAACTTAACCATCAGGTTGTTTCTGCCGATTGATTGGCCAGCTTCGAGAGAATGATTCACTGCGATAGCCGCCACATGCACTTTGAGCATAGCGGGGCATGCCCCTTAACAGCTCTTGCAAAAAGCTTAGCACATGGGACACATCATATGATATCGGGTACAAACtttgtgcagaacacaaaaggaagacaaaatttgaattattattattttttttattcagaaaatatctAGGTTAAAGCTTTTAAACCAATGATGCTGGAATGGTTGCCAAAATGTTACTATTGGTTTTATGTGTTTTAAGTGGCATTTACCATGTTGCAATGTTATTACTAGGGATTTCTGGGTGATTGCTAGCTGCGTCTGATAGCGAAGTCAAAAATCAAATTTCTTTCTTATAAGTAACATGATTTAATGTATCACTCAACTCGGTGGCAGAAACAGTATAATACAAACTGAATACTTAAGGTTTTAATTACAAACATCAAGCAATATCTGCAATATGACTGTGGAATACCAAAGCAGTTTAAATCTACTTCTAATGCACACTGTAACAACGGTTCTGGCAAATGTGTGCTGGATATTCATGAGCTAATAACATCAGAACATGCAACTGACCCACATTTCTCTTGGCCTAGATGATGCTGTTACATTAATGCAAACTGGAAAATCCCACACCTTTTGTAACGTTGCAACCAAATCAGaccagaaaacaaaactaaagctGAGAGAACTGGTTATCGCATGACTGGTTATTGATCAGTTCATGAATAAAAGCATAACAATAGTCTGCTACTGTTTGTGAAGATATGGTCTTACTATAGTGAGATTTCGAAGTAATTATACTCTTCATTACACTGAAATTACTTTAAGAAATCTTTGATGGAAGATTCCAGCTCAATAATTCTCAAACtttgacaaaatattttgaagCTTGGcatataaagaaaaatgtatattcattttaaaaatgcccatacagatttattttccagttcttaaaaaaaaaaacaagtgacacAGAATTAGTCGTCTTCAAATACCCAGTGGAAACCCTGGCTGTGTTCTTGTCATTTTAAAGAATTTTTGGCCCATTACCCAGCATTGCACAATTAAAGCACAGATCTTGTGTTTTGGTTGCAACATCCAAGCCTTAATACTAAGGATAAATGGATGCAAAGTGGTCTAAAGTTACAGTCTAAAGCTCTTCACCACAAACTAACCACCTGTTAAACTGAGAACATCAATTAGGTTGTCTTTATTAACTGCAAAACAGTAAATTCTACATCACTACTGACAGGATCAATAAACTATCTGGACACTGATCATCAAACCTAGCCTTACTGCCCTCCACAGGACACACAGGAAGTAGTACGCATATGGCAGGAGGAGAAGTCCTCAATGAATTTGCAAATGTTaaagcacacaaataaaaaaagtaaaaaaataccttacaaatatttataaaaacaaggTTTAATAGAGgttgaatacattatttttgaaatattacacATGTGACTTGCATTGTGACAAGTCATTCAGAATTTGGTCTGTACGTCACTAAAAAATGTTCCCGCTCTTAAACTAACAAAACAATATGATTCCTATTTAGAGAAACTGTCAGAGCCAGGACTAGAACTCGGGTCTTCGGCACGAGAGTCAGACTCACAGTCCTTGAGCCACTTGAGAATGGTGAACCCAACAGTAAGACACACTTTGGAGAAGTTGAGATGCAGagaaaaatctttaataaaaGTTCAAGCAACAAAAAATCCACAGTTGGAGCAAAAAACCAGCAAAAGaatttctcaaaaacaaaaactgtccaaAAGGGAATTCCACAAGAAATAACTCAAAAATTCAAAAAGATCTTGAAGGAAATACGCCACAAGAGAAGGTCCACAAAAATACTAGAGAAGGAATAATCCACAGGcaagagaaaaactaaaaaacaacccAGATACAGAGAACACTTACTCAGGCAACTGGCTTCAGAACAACTAAACACCAAGCAAAGAAGCTATGAGACAAAGTTACTTAAATACATACAGCTGAACGAGACACAGGTGACTCTAATAACACTTATTACAAGCAGAGTAAGCTGGTCATGAGAGCATCATGAGGACCCCTAGAGGTCAAAACAGAACGTAACAAGCAAAACACTGACAGAAACAAATATTAgacaacacatttttgttttcagtctCAATGTTGTCATGTTGTGCACTGTCATTGGGGAGGGAATCCGCGATGTGGGCCTCCGTGGCCTCTAAATCCATCTTGCTCTCCACAGAAGTTTGGACGATTTCTCTCCTGACCCCGATCGCATCTTCCCACAGCAGGACCACCTCGTCCTCCACGCTGTGCACCCCCACCTCTCTCTGCCTTCGATTTAGGAGGTGGGGATTTGGGACGGAGTCTCTCGATTTCTTCAGTACAACCAGACAAGTAAGAGTTGGGTTCACTGAAGTGGGCAGCATAAGCTTCAACATTATAGTTACTATTGGTCAGCATAGGGCCCACAGTCAGCCAACCTGAAAAGATGCATAACATTAAATCAGAGTATCCATACATGCcattcaaaaataaatcttactgagcACAAACTTTTTTGtgctaataatattttacaacaatagtGTAAAATTATATAACATGATAGAATTATACTTTACTACCCAGTTCTCTGGAACACTACCTTAGGGTCTAGGGTTTTGGTCTTGTCAGGATTGTTTTTATTGGTCTTGATCCAACAAATGTCTTCTCACCACCTGAAGCCCCATTTCCTCAGACACTGAGAGAGAAGATTGAAGGATAAGACAATTTGTTTCCAAGACTCGTACGCAATGACTGTAAGCAGCATTTTTGTTTAtgtgcatttcatttacattatCATGCTGCATTCCAATCAATGAAAATGTGCAGAATATTACTTCATATCAAAACAGAACTCATATTAAACACTTTCTTGAGATCACAGATATGTTTTGAGGATTACAGGTCATTATGTTGTAATTAATGCTCAGTTTCTTGCATAGTCCAATCATTTTGCTTTATAAGACTCCAAGGACTGCTTTGCTTCATAAGACTTCCCAAATTTGGGAAGAACTACCCTCTAAGATTATGATTAGGGCGGGTGATATGTACAACAAACAGTAATATGCCACATTATAAGATTTGTACCATTCTCCCGAGGTCAAGGCGTTCTCCTGAACCACACCACAGGAATACAAAAGAGCGAATAGATGAGATTTCCTCTATGTTCAACTTCATGATCTATACCAGAAACAGATACAAATGATAAAAAACCATATCATTTATGAAATCAACTTCAATTGTTTTCCAATGCACATTTTGAGAGACATTTGCAATAACTCACATCGTCCCAGGTCCAGAAGCGCTTGTTGGCAAGGATATTCTCTGTATTACTCCTCCAAAGGAGGCTCTATCAGAATCACATCAAACTTACACTTCAAATCTCTCAGATCAAATGTGTCTAGATCAGCCTGAAGatacctgacacacacacacacaatcaaaaatgtataattcataaatacaggCAATTGAGACAGACAACAGACCTTAGTCACCATATTAAATTTAACAGAAAGaaacgaggctgtgagggatTGATTTACAGACTTTACAATGACATACACTGCACAAAGacctaaacaaaaaaacaatcaaaataataagTTTTTACATGTAAATGCtatgtaaatatacagtataattttGCGTTTAATTCTACCTTTAGGAAAGTGCTGGAGTCTTTGTACACCTCTTCATATGGTCCGCTCTCCTCCTGCAGCTGGGGCTCGACATCTTCCTGTAATACCACACAGCAGATCCAAGATCAGTTATCTACAGCCTTGACCTGATCTAATCTAAACAGAAATCTGAATTAAAGCTGCTCAGTGCTCACTCCCTCTCTGCTCCTCCACAACCTCCTCTGGGTCTTCACCGTCAATGAGACGTCAATGAGAAACACCAGGAACTGATATGTCAAATGATGCCCTGCAGTAAACTTAAGACACACCAGAGTATAACTTTATTGAgtccatctttattgtcactgGTATGAGTATTGAGAGTAAAAGCATTACATTTAACCTGTGCCTACCATTTCATTCATATTCTACTTATACATAACGTTCTATTATTTTCTACCTGCACGTCTCTCTGGTCTTTTCGATCTCTTTTTGTTCATCCAACAACATAAGGCATCcactataatataaaaaaaaattctaaagtaaAAGCAACAATGAGGTGAAAAACACAACAAGgagtaacaaataaaatatacatatatatatatatatatatatatatatatatatatatatatatatatatatatatatatatatataataaataggcTATTTAAGATCGAGAGAcagagttttagtttttttattaaagtatgcTATTTAAAGCCCCGAAACATTTTCACAAACTCACAAAAAATATAAGGGTGGCTTACTTTTTTCCATTTGCATGTATGAATAGCCTATGATATTTACCCAACAATAAAACAAGTGACAACATCcgaaaaaaaagagaatttaaATCACACTTAAAGAAAAAGATATCTTGCAAAACAAATAGAGGAAGTGTTTCAATGTTTACTGATAACCAACTATGAATATTAAACCAGAATTTAGAAATAACTTCACAGTAAGAAGTGTGTCACTATTATTTAGCATAGCTACAAAATGAAACACAGACACGTGTCGCGGTTTTACCGACACAAGAGGGCAGACATGAACCTTGTTTCGGCTGTTGGTGATTGCGATCATCTCTGAATCCGTGAACAGAAGATTTCACACCAAAGAGACCCGGAGAGAGCAAACCCGACAACATATATTCTCACTGAAATAATGCCAGCGCTCTGCACTCTCATTTAAGTGCAGACTCTGAGAGCTTCCGCGCGCTCCTTAGATCATGGAATCTTAGAATCTTATGTGGTGCCGTGACTATTTTGGAAGtatttttgaacaatttatttgcaatattttGGTTATTCTGCACCTTGACAACTTAGACTTAAGAACGCATATACTCATTTTTTACCTTCTTTTGCAAAACTTCCAATCTCTGGTGACTCAGTCATCAATATGCATGAGTCATTAAGCCCCGGGCTTCTTAGCTTTCTCTTTTATTGATCCGCGTCTGAGCTGCTCCGATAACAGCCAAAGACAAGATATGAGGCAACTCAAGGACCATGTCTCCACATAGAGGAACTGTTATTGTTATTTAGGTTGTGGTGACACTGACAGACAGGTTGATCGTGATGGATGTGAGATGTGGAGTTCTCTTCGTCTGCTCGCTGCTCGTCGCGTGCAGTGACGGGTCTCCGTTCACCGACTGCATTCAGAGCAAAGGGAAAGCGGGGTTTTATAAGGGACCCATAGACTCGACCGAATCAGGCGTGAAGTGCATGAACTGGAGCGATGTGCCGGGTGTCATAGAGCGGTATTCGGGGAAAGGTCTCGGGGATCACAGTTTCTGCCGGAATCCGGACGGAAGAATTCGGCCCTGGTGTTTCTTCCAAAACAGCCGAGGACGCATAGACTGGGGGTACTGCGACTGCAAGCAAGGTAGGCTATATATACCAGATAAAAGTATCTAATTTGCTAAATCAATAATTTATATAAACTTATATGAGGGAAGACTGAGCATCAAGCAGGTTTCATTTTCTTGAAAGAGTTACCTCCACGCTCCTTATTGTTGTTCAAGATGTGTAAGATTAGTGTAATGTTTATTCTTAAATATTCTGCTAAATTTATGATTCAGGATTAAACCATAGACAGGTCAAAAATAGTGCAGTGCACGCAAGCAATATAAGACATGTTAACTTGAATGCATCCACGCGTGGGAAAGGTATGCGCGCCCCAGGTAGCCTAACTATTGAGAACAAAGCAGCCACGCATAGGCCTATATCTTATTATTAAAAGACAGTAAATCTCCAACagaatttttagtaattttatacaaTCTCGGCTGAAGCATTGGCTCTTTAGAAGTTGTTAATTGTGCACGAGCGCTCTCTCAGTAGGATCGCTTGGTTATTTCTGGAGCGCGAGAGAAAGAGTTAATGCGCTGGTGATGATGAAGCCAGTATTATGTAATTTGACAATCACTCAGTATTTGAAATTATAACCTTTGTGACAACGTGAGAAATTTAGAATAGAaacaaagaatagttttgagACGTATGTATTTTGCGGGATTCAGGGGCAATGTGTCACACCTTTTATCTCCATGAATAATGTGAGTTTGTTTTAAAAGGCAGTTTCAGTCTGAAAGTCAATATGACAAATAGCCCTAGTCTCCCCTGTGTCACCAGACACGATGAACTGTTTGTGGTAGGCATAAGCTGTGGCAAGTAAGTGCATTTTAAGGATAGGAATGTGCATCCTCATAGTCTCTGATTTATCATgacattttcatcaaattattGTCTTATAATATCCCTAGAAAATATGAAGAGTCTGCTGATGTACATACAGGTTATAATATGGGCCATGGAAAGAAAACATGGGGAAGATGCCTAAAACTATGGGCTGAGCTCCTCCATAAtctttctgtatttattatttttgacatttgtttaCAACCTTTtcaattatattagttaaaaagcTCCTTGCATGTGTacatttgatcaatgttttactGTGTATTATGTGGGAACCGGAtgagtttatttaaatatgtttccaGCACATCAGCCGCCTATCAAT is drawn from Carassius gibelio isolate Cgi1373 ecotype wild population from Czech Republic chromosome B1, carGib1.2-hapl.c, whole genome shotgun sequence and contains these coding sequences:
- the mettl14 gene encoding LOW QUALITY PROTEIN: N6-adenosine-methyltransferase non-catalytic subunit (The sequence of the model RefSeq protein was modified relative to this genomic sequence to represent the inferred CDS: inserted 4 bases in 2 codons; substituted 5 bases at 5 genomic stop codons) — encoded protein: MNEMFTAGHHLTYQFLVFLIDVSLTVKTQRRLWRSREGEDVEPQLQEESGPYEEVYKDSSTFLKVFVQCMSLYLQADLDTFDLRDLKCKFDVILIEPPLEEXYREXILANKRFWTWDDIMKLNIEEISSIRSFVFLWCGSGERLDLGRMCLRKWGFRWXEDICWIKTNKNNPDKTKTLDPKVVFQRTGXXSIILSCYIILHYCCKILLAQKSLCSVRFIFEWHVWILXFNVMHLFXGWLTVGPMLTNSNYNVEAYAAHFSEPNSYLSGCTEEIERLRPKSPPPKSKAERGGGAQRGGRGGPAVGRCDRGQERNRPNFCGEQDGFRGHGGPHRGFPPQ